The genomic window AAAAGCGATATTCTTGAGGCTCGAATCACTCGAACCTTGAATCTCACACGCCTGCACAATATCCCAAAGAACGATAGAATGAGATTGTAAAAATGCTTTTTGTGCTGTGATGTGTTGCCGATATTGTTCTTCGCTTGGTTTTGTAGATTTTAAATATATCGCCTCATCATCAAACAATGCTCCCAAAACCTTCCAAAAGCGATTCTGTGGGTGCGCATAATAGAATCCCATTTCCCGCGAAGCAACAGAGGGAAAAGAACCGAGAATGAGAACTTTAGAATCTCTATCGATAGTGCTAGGCGCGAAAGGGTGGAGGAGCATTCGGGCATTCCTAATATTATTATATAAACAATTCCGCAATAGTAGATTTGATATGATTTTGCATATTTGAAATAGGGTAATTTTGTTTATTATAGTAAAACAAAAATACTTCAATAGGAAGATTATCAAAATGAAGCGAATTTTTCTCAAAAATATCTTTAAAGCCACGCAGCTTATAGCGCGCATTTGCCTCAAGCCTCAATCCTTTTGGGTCTATAAAAATAATTTTATATTCCTTGCTTTGCTTATGCCTTAGCCAAAAGATAAAATCAGGATAAAACTTCCTATACGCTTGATTTTGTGAATCAAAATAAGGAATGTAAATAGAATCTACATTTTCTACAATCTTGCTAAAGCACCATTCATATTGCTTTAATGCGTTATTATTTTCTTGCAAATATTTTT from Helicobacter typhlonius includes these protein-coding regions:
- a CDS encoding DNA-deoxyinosine glycosylase codes for the protein MLLHPFAPSTIDRDSKVLILGSFPSVASREMGFYYAHPQNRFWKVLGALFDDEAIYLKSTKPSEEQYRQHITAQKAFLQSHSIVLWDIVQACEIQGSSDSSLKNIAFNDIFALLHISKICAIFLNGTKATTLFQQYCKNLAFPLKIQACLHYKILTPTQSLALKFTREIRIFSLPSTSPANAKYSLDSLIDSWCILLDFCG